Proteins from a genomic interval of Leishmania infantum JPCM5 genome chromosome 11:
- a CDS encoding NADH-cytochrome b5 reductase-like protein — MFNDVNKGYVTRVTAAVATAFGMSYAVYTLVLQPTQQRRPLAKRWSWCAPPVPITLVEKNGEKGSSMFVYRFALPNSYDYAGYEPVSSVRMMSGNVRELSSLSRWYTPISHPDERGFIEFAIKDCDPGRMSARLRYLEPGDIVYLGRWMREFPYQPNTFKELGVVCTTSGASVALQLMNIMDKNKADDTKLSLLYCHHTATDIPFKDTFFKAYAERNKNRIQVSYNVLAGGRRRGSAAPIEPNMYVGNIDPETIAAALPPPVRIVEAGAGVGSGTASQLATYRPQLLICGPQSMLAFLCGRVSSFGNYGYWQGPFYRYSGFLKDMGYTRSQVYKFGVSTHFLADH; from the coding sequence ATGTTCAACGACGTGAATAAGGGCTACGTGACCCGCGTgacagccgccgtcgccacggcgTTTGGTATGAGCTACGCGGTGTACACGCTCGTGCTGCAGCCCACGCAACAACGTCGGCCGCTGGCGAAGCGGTGGAGCTGGTGTgcaccgccggtgccgatCACACTGGTGGAGAAGAACGGGgagaagggcagcagcaTGTTCGTGTACCGCTTCGCTTTGCCGAACAGTTACGACTACGCCGGGTATGAGCCGGTCAGCTCTGTCCGGATGATGAGTGGGAACGTGCGCGAgctctcctcgctctcccgGTGGTACACCCCGATCAGCCACCCCGACGAACGCGGCTTCATCGAGTTCGCGATCAAGGACTGTGATCCCGGCCGCATGTCTGCTCGCCTGCGCTACCTCGAGCCGGGAGACATCGTTTATCTCGGGCGATGGATGCGGGAGTTCCCATACCAGCCGAACACCTTCAAGGAGCTCGGCGTAGTGTGCACCACTTCCGGCGCctccgtggcgctgcagctcatgAACATCATGGACAAGAACAAGGCCGATGACACCAAGCTCAGCCTCCTCTACTGCCACCACACAGCCACCGACATTCCGTTCAAGGATACCTTCTTCAAGGCGTATGCAGAGCGCAACAAGAACCGTATTCAGGTCTCGTACAACGTGTTGGCCGGTGGACGGCGAAGGGggagcgccgcgccgatCGAGCCGAACATGTACGTTGGTAACATCGACCCTGAAACAAttgcggcagcgctgccgccgccggtgcgcatTGTGgaggccggcgccggcgtcggcagtGGCACCGCGTCGCAGCTCGCGACGTACCGCCCTCAGCTGCTCATCTGTGGGCCGCAGTCGATGCTGGCATTTCTGTGTGGTCGCGTCAGCTCCTTCGGAAACTACGGCTACTGGCAGGGGCCCTTCTATCGCTACTCTGGCTTCCTCAAAGACATGGGCTACACCCGCTCTCAAGTGTACAAGTTCGGCGTTTCGACACACTTCCTCGCAGATCATTGA